One genomic region from Candidatus Xiphinematobacter sp. encodes:
- the treS gene encoding maltose alpha-D-glucosyltransferase, with amino-acid sequence MERDLPWFKTAVIYELHVRSFCDSTADGVGDFRGLCKRLGYLEDLGITAIWLLPFYPSPLKDDGYDISDYLSVNPSYGTLDDFRNFLAEAHQRRLHVITELVLNHTSDQHPWFQRSRLALPGSVERDFYVWSDTTECYEDARVIFSDFEKSNWSWDSVAQAYYWHRFYSHQPDLNFDNPSVQEAVFNVVNFWLGLGVDGLRLDAVPYLFEREGTSCENLPETHAFLRRLRRHVDEKFPGRLLLAEANQWPEDAAAYFGAGDECHMEFHFPLMPRLFMALQMEDRFPLTDIFDQTPTIPENCQWAIFLRNHDELTLEMVSDEERDYMVRLYAEDIRARINLGIRRRLAPLLGNNRRKIELMKSLLLSLPGTPILYYGDEIGMGDNFYLGDRNGVRTPMQWSADRNAGFSRANPQQLFLPIIIDPEFHYETVNVDVQKRNLSSLFWWMRRILGIRQKHLAFALGGIQFLSTENSKVLAYLRRYGEDQVLLIVANLSRYSQAVSLDLSEFHDRFPEELFGNTRFPIISNLPYLFTLGPHGFYWLQLHPLSVEEERVLTDHHVPPLLAEVAEWTPKLHRTLERAVLPDYMQRCRWFGEKQLALQKVRITGSFSPKEDPNTQILLTEVAFTQGHTAIYVVPLTIRNQAGDDSTPPAHSIVACFASGEMLLDALYVQEVHRHFLNLVAQKQTWHCGTSQLFGIGEDILPEPTTSRLCGSEQSNSSLVFNEQFNLKLLRRYESGSNPDVDLLRALGKVGFAHVPRYCGEIRYMSGSQQGTVALLTAYVPNQGDAWTHTLDSLGRFFEGALAAPPLEEGSKILPELMAGYPERAYQLGLRTGELHRCLATLPGAAFTPELFTSLYQRSLYQTLRSLARRTELDLASKIPYLPESLQVRARSWIAATPRLLAFYARLLRAKIPAKKIRSHGDYHLGQVLNTGRDFVILDFEGEPCRPFGERLLKRPALVDVAGMLRSFDYAAQSALLAIERQEDHIRLSPWYDLWKSHITSAFLDGYLTGAAKADFLPQTEKDFTFLLKVFLLDKALYEIRYELSYRPALLGIPLCSAHQMLQVVDEWGGDITEAFNRSTTTIH; translated from the coding sequence TAGCAGAAGCCCATCAACGAAGATTGCATGTCATTACAGAGCTTGTTTTGAACCACACATCAGACCAGCATCCTTGGTTCCAGCGTTCACGTTTGGCTCTTCCAGGGTCAGTTGAGAGAGATTTTTATGTTTGGAGCGACACCACCGAATGTTATGAGGATGCGCGTGTCATTTTTAGTGATTTCGAAAAATCGAACTGGTCCTGGGATTCAGTAGCGCAGGCTTATTACTGGCATCGGTTCTACTCCCATCAGCCGGATTTAAACTTTGATAATCCCTCCGTTCAAGAGGCGGTCTTCAACGTAGTGAACTTCTGGTTAGGGTTAGGAGTTGATGGATTAAGATTAGATGCTGTCCCATATCTCTTTGAGCGGGAGGGGACTTCATGTGAGAATTTGCCAGAAACCCATGCTTTCCTACGGCGCTTGCGTCGACATGTGGATGAAAAGTTTCCAGGACGTTTGCTCCTGGCGGAAGCCAACCAATGGCCAGAAGACGCGGCTGCATATTTTGGAGCAGGAGATGAGTGCCATATGGAATTCCATTTCCCCCTTATGCCACGGCTCTTTATGGCCTTACAGATGGAGGATCGCTTCCCACTAACTGACATTTTCGATCAAACCCCCACTATTCCAGAAAATTGTCAGTGGGCTATTTTTCTCCGTAACCACGATGAATTGACGCTAGAAATGGTTTCTGATGAGGAGAGAGACTACATGGTGCGTCTTTATGCGGAAGACATCCGGGCTCGCATCAACTTGGGCATTCGTCGCCGGCTAGCCCCATTGCTGGGAAATAACCGCCGCAAGATCGAATTAATGAAATCCCTCCTACTTTCTCTGCCTGGCACTCCTATTTTGTACTATGGAGATGAAATCGGCATGGGGGACAATTTCTATTTAGGAGACCGTAATGGAGTACGCACGCCGATGCAGTGGAGCGCCGACCGCAATGCTGGGTTTTCACGTGCTAATCCACAGCAGTTATTTTTGCCTATTATCATAGATCCTGAATTTCACTATGAAACAGTGAATGTGGACGTGCAAAAAAGGAATCTTTCCTCACTCTTCTGGTGGATGCGGCGAATTCTAGGAATTCGCCAAAAACATCTGGCATTTGCGCTTGGAGGTATTCAATTCCTCTCTACAGAGAACTCTAAGGTGTTAGCCTACCTCCGTCGATATGGAGAAGACCAGGTCCTGCTCATAGTAGCCAACCTTTCACGTTATTCCCAGGCAGTTTCCTTGGATCTTTCCGAATTCCACGATCGATTTCCAGAGGAACTTTTCGGCAACACACGATTCCCTATCATTAGCAATCTTCCTTATCTTTTTACTCTCGGGCCGCATGGGTTTTACTGGTTGCAACTACACCCCCTTTCTGTAGAAGAGGAGAGAGTGTTAACCGATCATCATGTCCCTCCCCTGCTTGCTGAGGTGGCCGAATGGACACCAAAATTGCATCGTACGCTGGAGCGCGCAGTTCTCCCGGACTATATGCAAAGGTGCCGTTGGTTTGGAGAAAAACAATTGGCGTTACAGAAGGTTCGTATTACAGGAAGTTTTTCCCCGAAAGAGGACCCGAACACACAGATTCTCTTGACGGAGGTGGCCTTTACACAAGGACACACCGCGATCTATGTAGTTCCACTAACCATCAGAAATCAGGCTGGCGATGATAGCACTCCCCCAGCTCACTCCATTGTGGCTTGCTTCGCGAGCGGTGAAATGCTTTTGGACGCACTGTATGTCCAAGAGGTACATCGACATTTTCTCAATCTCGTCGCGCAGAAACAAACGTGGCATTGTGGAACTTCACAACTTTTTGGTATAGGAGAGGACATCTTGCCGGAGCCTACCACTTCTCGATTGTGTGGAAGTGAACAATCTAATTCGTCACTTGTCTTTAATGAACAATTTAACTTAAAGCTTCTACGCCGGTATGAATCTGGCAGCAACCCTGATGTCGACCTTCTTCGAGCCTTAGGAAAGGTGGGGTTTGCACATGTACCACGCTACTGTGGTGAAATACGGTACATGAGTGGTAGTCAACAGGGAACCGTTGCCTTGCTCACTGCTTATGTCCCAAACCAGGGAGATGCTTGGACACATACCCTTGACTCACTTGGACGTTTCTTTGAGGGCGCGCTCGCTGCGCCCCCTCTTGAAGAAGGCAGCAAAATTCTCCCAGAACTCATGGCCGGTTATCCGGAACGAGCGTACCAACTTGGCCTACGCACAGGAGAACTTCACCGATGCTTGGCAACACTCCCAGGGGCAGCTTTTACGCCGGAGCTTTTTACTAGCCTTTATCAGCGTTCACTTTATCAAACACTGCGCAGCCTAGCACGCCGGACCGAATTGGACTTAGCTAGCAAAATCCCATATCTCCCGGAGTCTCTTCAGGTACGTGCCAGGAGTTGGATTGCAGCGACACCCCGCCTACTTGCCTTTTATGCAAGACTCCTTAGAGCAAAGATACCAGCAAAAAAAATTCGCAGCCACGGCGACTACCATCTAGGTCAAGTTCTTAACACTGGTAGGGATTTTGTCATCCTCGACTTCGAGGGAGAACCATGTCGTCCGTTCGGAGAACGACTACTCAAGCGCCCCGCGCTGGTTGATGTTGCCGGCATGTTGCGCTCGTTCGATTATGCTGCACAAAGTGCCTTGCTAGCTATCGAACGCCAAGAGGATCATATCCGGCTTTCTCCCTGGTATGATCTTTGGAAAAGCCACATTACTTCTGCGTTCCTGGATGGATACTTGACTGGTGCTGCTAAGGCAGATTTTCTACCCCAGACAGAGAAAGACTTCACTTTTCTTCTCAAGGTTTTTCTTCTTGACAAAGCGCTCTACGAAATCCGGTATGAATTGAGTTATCGCCCCGCCCTTCTTGGTATCCCCCTCTGCTCTGCCCATCAAATGCTGCAAGTGGTTGATGAATGGGGAGGGGATATCACAGAGGCCTTTAACCGCTCTACTACTACGATCCACTAA